From one Chanodichthys erythropterus isolate Z2021 chromosome 3, ASM2448905v1, whole genome shotgun sequence genomic stretch:
- the LOC137016007 gene encoding uncharacterized protein: MSEISSSPDDPVIRILLIGRKASGKSSSGNTILGETRFKEHESEVCEELTLIGEKQVHVIDCPDLLDPDLNKEKLEMLKEQLVSGCSAGLSSVLLTVPLEEPVGNEEEILDFMKCLLGPEVQKYIMILFTHGDELEDLEQTTDEHLKQKDRADLQRLLAECGERFYCFNIKSKSDGQIQGLLQKIEGIMMKNGGKFIMKRMKRSNSKINIVNFSEESPAEDPDSSGS; this comes from the exons aTGTCAGAGATCAGCTCTAGCCCAGATGATCCAGTGATCCGGATTCTTCTGATAGGCAGAAAGGCTTCTGGGAAAAGCTCATCAGGAAACACTATATTGGGAGAAACAAGGTTTAAAGAGCATGAGTCTGAAGTGTGTGAGGAATTAACTCTGATTGGAGAGAAGCAGGTTCATGTGATTGACTGTCCAGATCTACTGGATCCAGATCTGAATAAAGAGAAGCTGGAGATGCTGAAAGAGCAGCTGGTCTCTGGATGTTCAGCAGGTCTCAGTTCAGTTCTGCTCACCGTTCCTCTAGAGGAACCTGTGGGAAATGAGGAAGAGATCCTGGATTTCATGAAGTGTTTATTAGGTCCTGAAGTTCAGAAGTACATCATGATTCTGTTCACACATGGAGATGAGCTGGAGGATCTGGAACAGACCACTGATGAACATCTAAAACAGAAAGATCGTGCTGATCTCCAGCGACTGTTAGCTGAATGTGGAGAAAGATTTTACTGTTTCAATATCAAGAGTAAATCAGATGGTCAGATACAAGGACTACTGCAGAAGATTGAAGGAATAATGATGAAGAACGGAGGGAAATTTATCATGAAACGAATGAAGAGGAGCAACAGCAAAATCAATATTGTCAATT TTTCAGAAGAGTCTCCAGCTGAAGATCCAGATTcatcaggttcctga